The following are encoded together in the Capsulimonas corticalis genome:
- a CDS encoding NADH-quinone oxidoreductase subunit B → MGVEQNLGVLTVPLNKAVNWARSNSVWPATFGLACCAIEMMGSTNSRYDLARFGSEAFRASPRQADLMIVAGRVSKKMAPVLRQIYDQMPEPKWVISMGDCASCGGVFNNYAILQGVDQIVPVDIYVPGCPPNPDALIYGINQLQKKIQREHFSDRR, encoded by the coding sequence ATGGGAGTAGAACAAAACCTCGGAGTCCTGACCGTGCCGCTGAACAAAGCGGTCAACTGGGCCCGCAGTAATTCCGTTTGGCCCGCGACGTTCGGTTTGGCCTGCTGCGCCATCGAAATGATGGGCTCGACCAACTCACGCTACGACCTCGCGCGCTTCGGCAGCGAGGCGTTCCGCGCCTCCCCCCGCCAGGCGGACCTGATGATCGTCGCCGGCCGCGTCTCCAAAAAGATGGCGCCCGTCCTGCGCCAGATCTACGATCAGATGCCCGAGCCCAAGTGGGTCATCTCGATGGGCGACTGCGCCTCCTGTGGGGGCGTCTTCAACAACTACGCCATCCTGCAAGGCGTGGACCAGATCGTCCCGGTAGACATCTACGTTCCCGGCTGCCCGCCGAACCCCGATGCGCTGATCTATGGGATCAATCAGCTGCAAAAGAAGATCCAGCGCGAGCACTTCAGCGACCGCCGCTAG
- a CDS encoding NADH-quinone oxidoreductase subunit C, which translates to MVDFNVRLGLTPTDLELREIQTKRPAEFEALNADDSPELRLLEEQFAGEIVSSRLFRGEKTITVKKDKIVAIAKALRDTHETAYNYLSDLTCVDLLKVNKTEEEPRFEVLYNLYSLATFERLRLKAQVTEDDPTIDTVESVWPNANWNEREVYDMFGITFNNHSDLRRILMPDDWVGNPLRKDYPLGGEEVEFTFNVRGR; encoded by the coding sequence ATGGTAGATTTTAATGTCCGTTTGGGGTTGACGCCCACCGACCTGGAGCTCCGTGAGATCCAGACGAAGCGTCCCGCCGAGTTCGAAGCGCTCAACGCCGACGATAGCCCGGAGCTGCGCCTGCTGGAAGAGCAGTTCGCCGGTGAGATCGTCTCGTCGCGCTTGTTCCGAGGCGAAAAGACCATCACGGTCAAGAAAGACAAGATCGTCGCGATCGCGAAGGCGCTGCGCGATACGCATGAGACGGCTTACAACTATCTCTCCGACCTGACCTGCGTCGATCTGCTCAAGGTCAATAAGACCGAGGAAGAGCCGCGCTTTGAGGTTCTGTACAACCTCTATTCGCTGGCGACGTTCGAGCGCCTGCGCTTGAAGGCCCAGGTCACCGAGGACGATCCCACAATCGACACCGTCGAGTCCGTTTGGCCGAACGCCAACTGGAACGAGCGCGAAGTCTACGATATGTTCGGAATTACCTTCAACAACCACAGTGATCTTCGCCGCATCTTGATGCCCGACGATTGGGTGGGGAACCCGCTGCGTAAGGACTATCCGCTGGGCGGCGAAGAAGTCGAGTTTACGTTCAACGTGCGTGGGCGCTAA
- the nuoD gene encoding NADH dehydrogenase (quinone) subunit D, whose protein sequence is MATTERDLKERAIEAKLGAGVDVQRIQEDDRDLMIVNMGPQHPSTHGVLRLVVELDGENVQKATPHIGYLHTGLEKTMESMTYYKALTITDREDYLSNLMNNLAYSLAVEKLLDVEVPPRARRLRLILNELERIASHLLWLGTHALDIGAMTLFFYTWRERDAILDMKEMLSGVRMMTSWICPGGLRGDVPDGWFHKVGKFVDAFPKKLSEYNNLISKNPIFVERLSNIGIIKAEDAIAWGMSGPSLRGSGVAWDLRKSNPYTGYDEFEFDIAVGQNGDVYDRFLVRMEELKQSHRILVQALRDVPGGPVMTSDRKVAPPPRAELDTSMESLIHHFKLFTEGYHPPIGETYAAVESGRGEKGYYIYSDGSGIPYRVKIKGPSFNNLQALPKMVEGLMIADVVAVIGSIDIVLGDIDR, encoded by the coding sequence ATGGCGACAACTGAGCGCGATTTGAAGGAACGGGCGATCGAGGCGAAACTCGGCGCAGGCGTGGATGTTCAGCGGATTCAGGAAGACGATCGGGATCTGATGATCGTCAACATGGGCCCGCAGCACCCGTCGACGCACGGCGTTTTGCGTCTCGTCGTGGAGCTGGACGGCGAGAACGTCCAGAAGGCGACGCCGCATATCGGTTACCTCCATACGGGTCTGGAAAAGACCATGGAGTCGATGACCTATTACAAGGCGCTGACCATCACTGACCGCGAGGATTACCTCTCGAACCTGATGAACAACCTCGCCTATTCGCTGGCGGTGGAGAAGCTGCTGGACGTGGAAGTTCCGCCCCGGGCGCGTCGCCTGCGGCTGATCCTCAACGAACTGGAGCGGATCGCGTCGCACCTGCTGTGGCTCGGCACGCACGCGCTGGACATTGGGGCGATGACGCTCTTCTTCTACACCTGGCGTGAGCGCGACGCCATTCTGGACATGAAGGAAATGCTCTCGGGCGTCCGCATGATGACCAGTTGGATCTGTCCCGGCGGCCTGCGCGGCGACGTTCCTGATGGCTGGTTCCACAAGGTCGGGAAGTTCGTCGACGCCTTCCCTAAGAAGCTGTCTGAGTACAACAACCTGATCTCCAAGAACCCGATCTTTGTCGAGCGGCTTTCCAATATCGGTATTATCAAGGCGGAAGACGCGATTGCATGGGGTATGAGCGGCCCGTCGCTGCGCGGTTCGGGCGTCGCCTGGGACCTGCGCAAGTCTAACCCGTACACCGGCTACGATGAGTTCGAGTTCGATATCGCGGTCGGCCAGAACGGCGATGTTTACGATCGCTTCCTGGTTCGCATGGAAGAACTGAAGCAGAGCCACCGCATTCTGGTGCAGGCGCTGCGCGACGTTCCCGGCGGTCCGGTGATGACCAGCGACCGCAAGGTGGCGCCGCCGCCGCGCGCCGAGCTGGACACCTCGATGGAAAGCTTGATCCACCACTTCAAACTTTTCACCGAAGGATATCACCCCCCGATCGGCGAAACCTACGCGGCCGTCGAGAGCGGACGCGGCGAAAAGGGCTACTATATCTATAGCGACGGTTCGGGAATCCCGTACCGCGTGAAGATCAAGGGACCCAGCTTCAACAATCTTCAGGCGCTGCCGAAGATGGTCGAAGGACTGATGATCGCCGACGTCGTCGCCGTCATTGGCTCGATCGACATCGTTTTGGGAGACATCGACCGCTAA
- the nuoE gene encoding NADH-quinone oxidoreductase subunit NuoE, which produces MLTEEVYKKIDTLIAKYPTKKAALLPALWVAQAANDNWLPREAMADVAKYLGLAPAYVEGVATFYTMYNKAPVGRHHLEVCHNIVCMVVGADELIDHIGGKLGVGRGETTPDRKFTLNTAECLGACANAPCMMVGDTYYEDLTTEKVDEILADLARK; this is translated from the coding sequence ATGCTCACTGAAGAAGTTTACAAAAAGATCGATACGCTGATCGCGAAGTACCCCACGAAGAAGGCGGCTCTGCTGCCGGCGCTGTGGGTCGCGCAGGCGGCAAACGACAACTGGCTGCCGCGCGAAGCGATGGCCGATGTCGCCAAATATCTCGGCCTGGCGCCGGCGTATGTCGAAGGTGTCGCCACCTTCTATACGATGTACAACAAGGCCCCGGTCGGCCGTCATCACCTGGAAGTCTGCCACAACATCGTTTGTATGGTGGTTGGCGCCGATGAGCTGATCGACCACATCGGCGGAAAGCTGGGCGTCGGGCGCGGCGAGACCACACCGGACCGCAAGTTCACGCTGAACACCGCCGAATGCCTGGGCGCCTGCGCGAATGCGCCGTGCATGATGGTGGGCGACACCTACTACGAGGATCTGACGACCGAGAAGGTCGACGAAATCCTCGCGGATCTGGCGCGTAAGTAA
- the nuoF gene encoding NADH-quinone oxidoreductase subunit NuoF — protein sequence MPSEQPQYLYKYRQVPGIDDIDVYLKHEGYNAVRKALTMDQEAIINEVKLSGLRGRGGAGFPTFIKWNGIPKNWDKPHYLVVNADEGEPGTAKDRDLMNALPHLLVEGCIISCWAIRSKACYIYIRGEYIQPARQIQKAIDQAYAKGFLGKNILGSGFDLDMYVHMGAGAYECGEESALMSSLMGERGMPRHKPPSAPLPVISGVWDSPTIVNNVETIATAVPIINMGGAEYAKVGTGTPGAGPASRGTKLITLSGHVKKPGNYEIVLGTPVREIIYEIGGGIKNDKKLKFFIPGGSSTPLLPPEFLDTPYDYEALGKTGSLLGSGALIVYDETVSVPALMTRLMHFYAHESCGKCTPCREGTNWLVKIHDRIMAGGGRPEDIDLLLDISNNIFGRSFCALGDAAAMPLAGFFAGKGAIYYFREEYEELIRNGAGGKKRAFAPLQMAGV from the coding sequence ATGCCTAGTGAACAGCCACAATATTTGTACAAGTACCGTCAAGTCCCGGGGATCGACGACATTGACGTCTACCTGAAGCACGAGGGATACAACGCGGTCCGCAAGGCCCTGACGATGGATCAAGAAGCCATCATCAATGAGGTCAAGCTTTCGGGACTGCGCGGCCGAGGCGGCGCCGGATTCCCGACGTTCATCAAGTGGAACGGCATCCCGAAGAACTGGGACAAGCCGCACTACCTGGTCGTGAACGCCGACGAAGGCGAGCCGGGCACCGCGAAGGACCGCGACCTGATGAACGCGCTTCCTCACCTTTTGGTGGAAGGCTGCATTATCTCCTGCTGGGCCATCCGCTCCAAGGCGTGCTATATCTACATCCGCGGCGAGTATATCCAGCCGGCCCGCCAGATCCAAAAGGCCATCGATCAGGCGTACGCCAAAGGCTTCCTCGGAAAGAATATCTTAGGCAGCGGCTTCGATCTCGATATGTACGTGCATATGGGCGCCGGCGCCTATGAGTGCGGCGAAGAGTCGGCGCTGATGTCCAGCTTGATGGGCGAGCGCGGCATGCCCCGGCACAAGCCCCCGTCGGCTCCATTGCCCGTAATCAGCGGCGTCTGGGATTCCCCGACGATTGTCAACAATGTCGAAACGATCGCCACAGCGGTTCCGATCATCAACATGGGCGGCGCCGAGTATGCGAAGGTCGGCACCGGCACTCCCGGCGCGGGCCCGGCGAGCCGCGGCACCAAGCTGATCACGCTCAGCGGACATGTGAAGAAGCCCGGCAACTATGAGATCGTACTGGGCACTCCGGTCCGCGAGATCATCTATGAGATCGGCGGCGGCATCAAGAACGATAAGAAGTTGAAGTTCTTTATCCCGGGCGGCTCCTCGACCCCGCTGCTGCCCCCCGAATTCTTGGACACGCCCTACGACTATGAGGCGCTGGGCAAGACCGGATCGCTGCTTGGATCGGGCGCGTTGATTGTGTACGATGAGACGGTGAGCGTTCCCGCGCTGATGACTCGTCTGATGCACTTCTACGCCCATGAAAGCTGCGGCAAGTGTACGCCGTGCCGCGAGGGGACGAACTGGCTGGTCAAGATCCACGACCGCATCATGGCGGGCGGCGGCCGGCCGGAAGACATCGACCTTCTGCTCGATATCTCGAACAATATTTTCGGACGCTCCTTCTGCGCGCTGGGCGACGCGGCGGCGATGCCGCTGGCGGGCTTCTTTGCGGGCAAGGGCGCGATCTACTACTTCCGTGAAGAGTACGAAGAACTGATCCGTAACGGCGCCGGCGGCAAGAAGCGCGCGTTCGCGCCGCTGCAGATGGCGGGGGTTTAA
- the nuoG gene encoding NADH-quinone oxidoreductase subunit NuoG: MADTATAPAAPQEAPAVELVNLTIDGTKVSVPKGTLVITAAFQAGADIPYFCHHPRLKPAGACRMCLVKIEKMNKIQTACTVPVAEGMVVDTISPEVKQAQSGILEFLLINHPLDCPICDRGGECPLQNMTFQYGPGVTRFVDEKRHFPKAVPISEYVVLDRERCIQCARCTRFTEEISGDGELAIESRGNSAIISPFTPEGFKSKFSGNTIELCPVGALTSRTYRFAARPWEFQSQDSICSMCGVGCSIAVQTRNGELMRVNGRLNEEVNEEWTCDRGKFEQYWVNSTDRINEPHLRMASQLRRVTWGQALDAVSKTLKDYAATNPNSVAGIASPRCSNEDLYLFQRLFRNGLGTNNLDHRTNDAPYIPMQTSIAEVGTAKTIVAVGAEIDDVLPVLWLRVYKAISKGNANYFRNDDVKSTEVADAIALGAGTIVLAWHNIPVADIEALRAACAASGAKLNVLLPDANSVGAVNMGVLPDRLPALQSVSNGARPVYETLWGGPLPAEPGLDTRGILEGCVNGTIKALYLMGPDPLKNFADQELVANALNKVPFLIVQDLFNNGAGRQADVFLPSCSFIEKEGTFTNIEGRIQKFKKAIEPRGQSKPDWQIAADLLVRLGKHVPYISPRDIAREIAQVAAAKAAPVSAVETAS, translated from the coding sequence ATGGCAGACACAGCGACTGCGCCGGCCGCGCCTCAGGAGGCTCCGGCGGTTGAACTCGTCAATCTGACGATTGACGGCACAAAAGTGAGCGTTCCGAAAGGGACGCTCGTCATCACGGCGGCTTTTCAGGCCGGCGCCGATATCCCTTATTTCTGTCACCACCCACGGCTGAAGCCGGCGGGCGCCTGCCGCATGTGTCTTGTCAAGATCGAGAAGATGAACAAGATCCAGACGGCCTGCACCGTACCGGTCGCCGAGGGCATGGTGGTGGACACGATCTCGCCCGAAGTCAAGCAGGCGCAGAGCGGAATTCTGGAGTTTCTCCTGATCAACCACCCGCTGGACTGTCCGATCTGCGATCGCGGCGGCGAGTGTCCTCTTCAGAACATGACCTTCCAGTACGGTCCGGGCGTCACGCGTTTCGTCGATGAGAAGCGTCACTTCCCGAAGGCCGTTCCGATCTCGGAATATGTCGTTCTGGACCGCGAGCGCTGTATCCAGTGCGCGCGCTGCACCCGTTTCACCGAGGAGATCTCGGGCGATGGCGAGCTCGCCATCGAAAGCCGGGGCAATTCGGCGATCATCTCTCCATTCACTCCCGAAGGCTTCAAGAGCAAGTTCAGCGGCAACACGATCGAGCTTTGCCCGGTCGGCGCCCTGACCTCGCGCACCTATCGCTTCGCGGCTCGCCCGTGGGAGTTCCAGTCGCAGGACTCGATCTGCTCCATGTGCGGCGTCGGCTGCTCCATCGCCGTTCAAACACGCAATGGCGAGCTGATGCGCGTGAACGGCCGGCTGAACGAGGAAGTCAACGAAGAGTGGACCTGTGACCGGGGCAAGTTCGAGCAGTACTGGGTCAACAGCACGGACCGCATCAACGAGCCGCATCTTCGGATGGCCTCGCAGCTGCGCCGCGTGACCTGGGGCCAGGCGCTCGACGCCGTCTCGAAGACGCTCAAGGATTACGCCGCGACCAACCCGAACAGCGTCGCCGGCATCGCGTCCCCGCGCTGCTCCAACGAAGATCTGTATCTGTTCCAGCGTCTCTTCCGCAACGGTCTGGGTACGAACAATCTCGACCACCGCACGAACGACGCGCCGTACATCCCGATGCAGACCAGCATCGCGGAGGTCGGAACCGCGAAGACGATCGTTGCGGTCGGCGCCGAGATCGACGATGTGCTTCCCGTTCTGTGGCTACGCGTCTACAAGGCGATCTCCAAGGGCAACGCGAACTACTTCCGCAATGACGACGTGAAGTCCACGGAAGTGGCCGACGCGATCGCGCTTGGCGCCGGAACGATCGTTCTGGCCTGGCACAACATTCCTGTCGCAGATATCGAAGCCCTGCGCGCGGCCTGCGCGGCGTCCGGCGCGAAGCTCAATGTGCTTCTTCCCGACGCCAACTCGGTGGGCGCCGTCAACATGGGCGTCCTTCCGGACCGCCTGCCGGCGCTGCAAAGCGTCAGCAACGGCGCGCGACCGGTGTATGAGACGTTGTGGGGCGGTCCGCTGCCGGCGGAGCCCGGCCTGGACACGCGCGGCATCCTCGAAGGCTGCGTGAATGGGACGATCAAGGCGCTTTATTTGATGGGCCCGGATCCGCTGAAGAACTTCGCGGATCAGGAGCTTGTCGCGAACGCGCTCAACAAAGTCCCGTTCCTGATCGTTCAGGACCTGTTCAACAATGGCGCGGGACGTCAGGCCGACGTCTTCCTGCCCTCCTGCTCGTTCATCGAGAAGGAAGGCACCTTCACCAACATCGAAGGCCGCATCCAGAAGTTCAAAAAGGCGATCGAGCCGCGCGGCCAGAGCAAGCCCGACTGGCAAATCGCCGCCGATCTGCTGGTCCGATTGGGCAAGCATGTCCCGTACATCTCGCCGCGTGATATTGCGCGCGAGATCGCTCAGGTCGCCGCCGCGAAGGCTGCGCCTGTCAGCGCTGTGGAAACGGCGTCGTAG
- the nuoH gene encoding NADH-quinone oxidoreductase subunit NuoH, whose protein sequence is MTPNLFFHYFFNVDPAHTGTGNMPAEYWWIDLIRIVVRVLVGLFAILLVVPPLVWWERRLLGFMQQRQGPNRVGPFGLLQTIADGVKLLLKEDMNPTNVDVVLFVLAPIVFLIPALVTSAVVPWGPSLTWGASAPNVSVGVLYLLAWGSLAVYGVVLAGWASNNKYSLLGGLRSSAQMISYELGMGLAIVTVVLLTGSLSMHDVVMQQGFSSLGLPEWNLLKFFPMGFVAMLIYAISMLAETNRAPFDLPEAETELVAGYHTEYTSMKFAIFFMAEYANMIVVSAICATLFFGGFHAPLLWLDGSFLGPLVGKSSPLLGGIVAALVPVIWLVAKILCGLYFFIWVRATMPRLRYDMLMRAGWLGVLPIALGNILMVAIAMALGYPAGLIAWLVVFGIAFVVFAGSKAANSFTTNSRRDTTVRLYGEAQPYRTVPEHSGHGAQTLPPNALSEAALAAAAQAPLDDAFAAKKG, encoded by the coding sequence ATGACACCCAATCTGTTCTTTCACTATTTCTTTAACGTCGATCCGGCGCACACAGGGACCGGCAACATGCCGGCCGAGTACTGGTGGATCGACCTGATCCGCATCGTCGTGCGCGTCCTCGTCGGACTGTTCGCGATCCTGCTGGTTGTTCCCCCGCTGGTCTGGTGGGAGCGCCGCCTGCTCGGCTTCATGCAGCAGCGCCAGGGACCGAACCGCGTTGGACCGTTCGGACTTTTGCAGACGATCGCCGACGGCGTGAAGCTTCTGCTCAAGGAAGACATGAACCCGACGAACGTGGACGTCGTCCTTTTCGTCCTCGCGCCGATCGTCTTCCTGATTCCCGCGCTGGTGACCTCCGCTGTTGTGCCGTGGGGACCGAGCCTGACCTGGGGCGCTTCCGCGCCGAACGTCAGCGTTGGCGTCCTTTACCTCCTGGCCTGGGGATCGCTGGCGGTCTACGGCGTCGTGCTGGCCGGCTGGGCGTCGAACAACAAGTATTCGCTGCTGGGCGGCCTGCGCTCCTCGGCCCAGATGATCTCTTATGAACTGGGCATGGGGCTGGCGATCGTGACGGTCGTTCTGCTCACGGGCAGCCTGAGCATGCATGACGTCGTCATGCAGCAGGGTTTCAGCAGTCTGGGGCTTCCGGAGTGGAACTTGCTGAAGTTCTTCCCGATGGGCTTTGTCGCGATGCTGATCTACGCGATCTCGATGCTCGCCGAAACGAACCGCGCGCCGTTCGACCTTCCTGAGGCCGAAACGGAGCTGGTCGCCGGCTATCACACCGAGTACACCTCCATGAAGTTCGCCATCTTCTTCATGGCGGAGTACGCGAACATGATCGTCGTCAGCGCGATCTGCGCGACGCTCTTCTTCGGCGGTTTCCATGCGCCGCTGCTGTGGCTGGACGGATCATTCCTCGGCCCGCTGGTCGGCAAGAGCAGCCCGCTGCTCGGCGGCATTGTCGCCGCGCTGGTTCCGGTGATCTGGCTCGTCGCCAAGATCCTCTGCGGCCTGTACTTCTTTATCTGGGTCCGCGCCACCATGCCGCGCCTTCGCTACGATATGCTGATGCGCGCCGGATGGCTCGGCGTCCTGCCGATCGCCTTGGGCAACATTCTGATGGTCGCCATCGCGATGGCGCTGGGATACCCGGCGGGATTGATCGCCTGGCTCGTCGTTTTCGGGATCGCCTTTGTGGTGTTCGCCGGAAGCAAGGCGGCCAACAGCTTTACCACGAACTCCCGCCGCGACACTACCGTCCGGCTTTACGGTGAGGCTCAGCCGTATCGCACCGTTCCCGAGCACTCGGGACATGGCGCGCAGACTCTGCCTCCGAACGCGCTGAGCGAAGCGGCGCTCGCCGCTGCGGCCCAGGCCCCTCTTGACGATGCGTTCGCCGCAAAGAAAGGTTAA
- the nuoI gene encoding NADH-quinone oxidoreductase subunit NuoI codes for MGLWDNIKTLGQEAKAPLTGLGITQGYSNKERVTIEYPDVRRPMPRRARWRHVLNRYENGMEKCIGCSLCAGSCPANAILVVAAENTDENRRSPGERFAAQYEINMLRCIFCGYCEEACPTQAIQLKDICELADDNRKDLIYTKEMMIVPDPTKP; via the coding sequence ATGGGACTCTGGGATAACATCAAAACTCTGGGTCAGGAGGCGAAAGCGCCGCTGACCGGACTGGGAATCACGCAGGGCTACTCCAACAAGGAGCGCGTGACGATCGAATATCCGGATGTACGCCGCCCGATGCCGCGCCGCGCGCGCTGGCGCCACGTACTCAACCGCTACGAAAACGGCATGGAGAAGTGCATCGGCTGCTCGCTGTGCGCCGGCTCCTGCCCCGCGAACGCCATTCTGGTGGTCGCCGCCGAGAACACCGACGAAAATCGCCGCTCTCCGGGGGAACGGTTCGCCGCGCAGTACGAAATCAACATGCTGCGCTGCATCTTCTGCGGCTATTGCGAGGAAGCATGTCCGACTCAGGCGATTCAGCTAAAGGACATCTGCGAGCTCGCGGACGATAACCGCAAGGATCTGATCTACACCAAAGAGATGATGATCGTGCCGGATCCGACCAAACCGTAG